A window of Paenibacillus phoenicis genomic DNA:
CCAAAGGCGTTTCCGTTGAAGCTGAAGTAGGTACTGTCGGCGGTCAAGAAGATGACGTTGTTGGCGGTATTCAATACGCTAAACTGGACGAGTGCGTCCGTATCGTTAACGAAACTGGCATCGATACGCTGGCTCCTGCGTTGGGTTCCGTTCATGGTCCTTACAAAGGTGAACCAAACCTTGGCTTTAAAGAAATGGAAGAAATCCGCGATGCTGTTAAAATTCCGCTCGTTCTTCACGGTGGGACAGGCATTCCGACGCATGATATTGCTAAAGCGATCTCGCTCGGTACTTCCAAAATTAACGTAAATACGGAGAACCAAATTGCGTTCACGAAGGCCGTTCGCGAAGTATTGGCTGCGAAACCGGATGTATACGATCCTCGTAAATACATCGTTCCTGGCCGTGACGCGATCAAAGCCACGGTTGTTGGAAAAATCCGTGAATTCGGCTCCAACAACAAAGCTTAAGGATCAACATCAAGCGTTTGCGCCGTACTCCCGTCTTAGGTGGGTTGCGGCGCAAGCTTTAGGACGGACAAGGGATTGGACCGTTCAGCTGAATAAGGTGACTTGGAGAGCACACCGCCTAGACGGTGTCTTTCCATTTCTGTCGCTAAAAATCATGGGCTTGTGTACCGACGCAAATACGTAGGGGGATCCTGGACTTATGGAGAAATTAATGATTCGTGGCGGACGTCCGCTGCGCGGAAGCGTTTCGATCAGCGGCGCCAAAAACAGCGCGATAGCGTTGATTCCAGCTGCGATCTTGGCAGAATCCGAGGTGGTTCTGGATAACTTGCCGATTTTAAGTGACGTGGCGGTATACTCGGAGATTTTGGAGGAGCTGGGTGCCCGCGTCTTGTGGGAAGGCAATCAAATGCGTATCGATCCCACCCATATTCGTTCCATTCCGATGCCCAACGGGCCGGTAAAGAAGCTGCGGGCTTCCTATTATATGATGGGGGCCTTGTTAGGACGTTTCAAAGAAGCGACCATCGGCTTGCCGGGGGGATGTAACTTTGAACCTCGTCCAATTGATCAGCATATCAAAGGGTTTGAAGCTTTAGGGGCGACCGTGACGAATGAACACGGCGCGATTCACTTGCATGCGAAGGAGCTGCGCGGGGCGAAGGTATACCTGGATGTCAGCAGCGTTGGAGCAACAATTAACATTATGCTGGCGGCCACGAGAGCCAAAGGCGCTACAATTATCGAAAATGCGGCGAAAGAGCCTGAAATTATAGATGTGGCCACTTTGTTAAACTCCATGGGAGCAGTAATTAAAGGGGCCGGTACGGAGACGATCCGAATTGAAGGCGTTACGGAACTGAAAGGCTGCCGCCATTCTATCATTCCCGATCGGATTCAAGCTGGAACTTACATGATTGCTGCTGCGGCAACCCGGGGCGATGTCTTGATCGACGGCGTGATTCCTAAACATTTAGAGGCGTTGACCGCCAAGCTGCTGGAAATGGGCGCTCATGTGGAAGAGATGGACGAAAGCATTCGGGTGATCGGACAACCAGAATACCATCATGTTGATGTCAAGGCATTAGTCTACCCTGGGTTTCCGACAGATATTCAGTCGCCGATGACCAGTTT
This region includes:
- a CDS encoding UDP-N-acetylglucosamine 1-carboxyvinyltransferase, translating into MEKLMIRGGRPLRGSVSISGAKNSAIALIPAAILAESEVVLDNLPILSDVAVYSEILEELGARVLWEGNQMRIDPTHIRSIPMPNGPVKKLRASYYMMGALLGRFKEATIGLPGGCNFEPRPIDQHIKGFEALGATVTNEHGAIHLHAKELRGAKVYLDVSSVGATINIMLAATRAKGATIIENAAKEPEIIDVATLLNSMGAVIKGAGTETIRIEGVTELKGCRHSIIPDRIQAGTYMIAAAATRGDVLIDGVIPKHLEALTAKLLEMGAHVEEMDESIRVIGQPEYHHVDVKALVYPGFPTDIQSPMTSLLTQAKGVSVLSDFVYSNRFKHVPELVRMGAKIRVEGRSAIIEGGPLNAAKVKAADLRAGAALVVAGLTVPEGTTEVFGVELIDRGYDHLVPNLRALGADVWREMEE
- the fba gene encoding class II fructose-1,6-bisphosphate aldolase, translated to MPLVSMTDMLNKALAGKYAVGQYNINNLEWTQAILAAAEEEKSPVILGVSEGAARHMGGFYTVVKMVEGLLHDMKITVPVAIHLDHGSSFDKCKEAIDAGFTSVMIDGSHHPIDENIAMTKKVVEYAHAKGVSVEAEVGTVGGQEDDVVGGIQYAKLDECVRIVNETGIDTLAPALGSVHGPYKGEPNLGFKEMEEIRDAVKIPLVLHGGTGIPTHDIAKAISLGTSKINVNTENQIAFTKAVREVLAAKPDVYDPRKYIVPGRDAIKATVVGKIREFGSNNKA